The stretch of DNA GCCAGCTTGCGGCATTGTTGGCGGGATCGGCATCAACGAGCGTATCCCGAAACCAGGCCTCGCCCCGGCGCCAGTCGATCATCAGATCCTTGATGAGGAAGGAGGCGACGATCATGCGCACGCGATTGTGCATCCAGCCATGGCGCCAGAGCTGGCGCATGCCGGCATCGACGATCGGATAGCCGGTCATGCCGCGGCGCCACGCCTCGAAATCTCCGCTGTTGTTGCGCCATTCGAAGCCGTCGAAACGATCGTTCCAGTTGGCAGAGGCAAGACGCGGGAAATGGAAAAGCAGGTGATAGGAAAATTCGCGCCAGGCGATCTCCTCGCGAAAATGCACGATGTCAGCCGCCGGCACGCGTTGCGACAGGCCGCGTGTGGCATCCCAGATGCGGGCAGGGGATATCTCGCCCAGCGCCAGATGCGGCGACAGCATCGACGTCGCCGGCCTCGCTGGATAGTCTCGGTTTTCCTTGTAGCCCTCGAGCGCGTCTTCAACGAAGACGTGGAGTCTCTGCTGGGCACCCTCTTCGCCGGGTGTCCAGAGATCAACGAAATCGCCTGCCCAGTCCGGCTTCGTCGGGAGCAGCTTCCAGCTCCCCAGCACTTCTGATTTCGGTTGCGACGCAAGCCGCAGTTTTGCCGGCGCGTCCAGCGGCGGCTCCGGTTCGCCGCCGCCCTCCAGCGCGCGCCAGAATGGCGTGTAGACGCGATAGGGCGTGCCGTTGCCGGTCATCAGCCGGGAAGGTTCGTGCAGCAGCTGGCCGCCAAAGCTTCTTGCCTCGATCGCCTGCTTTTCCAGTTCGTGCTTGATACGGGCGTCGATGGAGATTCCGGCTGGATCGTAGCGCCGGTTCCAGAAGACGGCTTCGGCAGCGCTTTCCTTGATAAAGGCGCAAAGCACTTCGAGCGCCTCGCCGCTTGCCAACACCAACCGTCCATTCAGCTTTTGCAGCGACCTGTTGAGCGCTTCCAGTGAATGATGCAGCCACCAGGCCTGTGCAGCACCCAGCGGACCGGTGCCTGCTGCCGCCGGTTCTCTAATATAGAGCGGGATGATCGGCCGCCCGGAGCGATGGGCGGCGGTGAGTGCCTGATTGTCGTCAAGGCGCAGGTCCTTGCGAAACCAGAGGATGACCGGTTTTGCCGCGTCCTTTGCCAATGAAGCCGTTCCCCGCTTGTGTTCTTTTCAACCCGCTACGCATGTACGGAACGCCCGGATCAAAAGTTTCATCCGGTGGAAAAAAGCTTTCACGGCTGTCGGCGGCATGAAAAAGGCCGGTGTGAACCGGCCTTTTTCTGAGAGCGGGAGTCTGTCGCTTAAAGCATGTCGCGCAAAAGTGTGCAGCGGTTTTGCGACAACGACATGCGTAAAAACAAAGACGTAAAGCGCGACAAGCGAATCTGAAAGATCGCGACGCGCTTTAGTTGTCGTATTCGCGGCAGGCTTCGCTGATCGATGCGCCGCTCTGACCGCCGCGCGTGTCGACGCCGGACATCTGTTGCGGCATGCCGGGGCATTCCATCGTCTGCGGTCGGCCGATGCTCTGTGTCGTCGTCGGATCGACCGGCGAGGCGGGTACCGGACGAATGCCGTTGTCATCGTTGGTGTAGTCGGATGAATAGGTGCCGGAACCGGGATCGGTCGAGCCGCCATTCGTTGGCCCGATGGGACTCGGGTTAGACTGGGCAAAAGCCGACGACGCCATGCCGATCGCGAGCAGCGAAGCGGCAATAAGGGATCTAGACATGGGATATCCTCCTTGGATTTTCATCTTGGATGACCCTGGGGTAACTGCCTGATGGAATCATTGTTCCGAAATTTGCTAAAAACCTGCATTCACGCGCGGCCTGTACGGCATGGTTATGCGTAAACCTTAACGGGCGATGTCGCTGGATCGGCGCCGGCGCATGCCCTACTTGCATGCGGAGATACTAAAAAACCGTGGCATGAGGCCGCTATGTTCATCTCCTTTCGCGAAGCCGCAGATCTCGGTCTCCAGATCGTACTTGCACTCACCTTGACGCTGAGTGGCATGGCGGTCGCCTCCTACGCCGTCAGGAATGACAAGGCTAAAATTTCGGCAATCGACGTCAGCCGTCCCTCACTCTGGACCGCCGCTCCGATGCGCGT from Rhizobium leguminosarum bv. trifolii WSM1325 encodes:
- a CDS encoding Deoxyribodipyrimidine photo-lyase (PFAM: DNA photolyase FAD-binding; DNA photolyase domain protein~KEGG: rec:RHECIAT_CH0001869 deoxyribodipyrimidine photo-lyase protein) codes for the protein MAKDAAKPVILWFRKDLRLDDNQALTAAHRSGRPIIPLYIREPAAAGTGPLGAAQAWWLHHSLEALNRSLQKLNGRLVLASGEALEVLCAFIKESAAEAVFWNRRYDPAGISIDARIKHELEKQAIEARSFGGQLLHEPSRLMTGNGTPYRVYTPFWRALEGGGEPEPPLDAPAKLRLASQPKSEVLGSWKLLPTKPDWAGDFVDLWTPGEEGAQQRLHVFVEDALEGYKENRDYPARPATSMLSPHLALGEISPARIWDATRGLSQRVPAADIVHFREEIAWREFSYHLLFHFPRLASANWNDRFDGFEWRNNSGDFEAWRRGMTGYPIVDAGMRQLWRHGWMHNRVRMIVASFLIKDLMIDWRRGEAWFRDTLVDADPANNAASWQWVAGSGADASPFFRIFNPVLQGEKFDPDGDYVRTYVPELRELGPKYIHRPFEAPKSMLDEAGITLGQTYPKPIVDHASARNRALAAYKAIRDAA
- a CDS encoding conserved hypothetical protein (KEGG: rec:RHECIAT_CH0001870 hypothetical protein); amino-acid sequence: MSRSLIAASLLAIGMASSAFAQSNPSPIGPTNGGSTDPGSGTYSSDYTNDDNGIRPVPASPVDPTTTQSIGRPQTMECPGMPQQMSGVDTRGGQSGASISEACREYDN
- a CDS encoding hypothetical protein (KEGG: atc:AGR_L_1503 hypothetical protein), which codes for MFISFREAADLGLQIVLALTLTLSGMAVASYAVRNDKAKISAIDVSRPSLWTAAPMRVDPATQAYLRADVSAALELADGADDLCHDPIGLRLSCDLIVTSGTAAF